In the genome of Capra hircus breed San Clemente chromosome 5, ASM170441v1, whole genome shotgun sequence, one region contains:
- the LOC102178606 gene encoding LOW QUALITY PROTEIN: olfactory receptor 6C3-like (The sequence of the model RefSeq protein was modified relative to this genomic sequence to represent the inferred CDS: deleted 1 base in 1 codon) — MKNHTRPTEFILLGLSDDPELQIVIFLFLIITYILSVTGNLTIIILTLMDSHLQTPMYFFLRNFSILEISFTTVGIPRFLGTIITRDKTISYNDCTAQMFFFILLGITEFYLLTAMSYDRYVAICKPLHYTTIMNNRVCVLLVFCAWLAGFLNIFPPVILFLQLDYCGSNIIDHFACDYFPLLKLSCSDTWLLEVIGFYSALEILLFTLALIILSYMFIIKTILRLPSASQRKKAFSTCSSHMIVIFISYGSCIFMYANPSAKEKASLNKGASILNASVPPMMNPFIYSLRNQQVKQAFKETIQKVIFFSRKCKRLYH, encoded by the exons ATGAAAAACCACACAAGACCCACAGAATTCATTCTTCTGGGGCTATCAGATGACCCAGAGCTTCAgattgtgatttttctctttttaatcatCACATATATATTAAGTGTCACTGGAAATTTGACCATCATCATTCTCACCTTGATGGACTCCCATCTACAGACacctatgtat tttttcctcaggAACTTCTCTATATTAGAAATTTCCTTTACAACTGTCGGTATTCCTAGATTTCTGGGCACAATTATCACCAGGGACAAAACGATTTCATACAATGATTGTACAGCTCAGAtgtttttcttcattctcttGGGTATCACTGAATTTTATCTTCTAACTGCCATGTCCTATGATCGCTATGTAGCTATCTGCAAACCCCTGCATTACACAACCATCATGAACAACAGAGTCTGTGTATTGCTTGTCTTTTGTGCTTGGCTGGCAGGGTTCTTAAACATCTTCCCACCTGTTATTCTTTTTCTCCAGTTAGACTACTGTGGTTCCAATATCATTGATCACTTTGCTTGTGACTATTTCCCCCTCTTGAAACTATCTTGCTCAGACACGTGGCTCCTTGAAGTGATTGGTTTTTACTCTGCATTAGAGATTCTGCTTTTTACTTTGGCATTAATAATTCTATCCTACATGTTTATCATCAAGACAATTCTGAGGCTGCCATCTGCCAGTCAGAGAAAAAAGGCATTTTCTACATGCTCCTCTCACATGATTGTCATTTTCATCTCTTATGGAAGCTGTATATTCATGTATGCCAACCCATCAGCAAAGGAAAAGGCATCCTTGAACAAAGGAGCATCCATTCTGAATGCTTCTGTTCCTCCTATGATGAATCCATTTATATATTCACTGAGGAACCAGCAAGTGAAACAAGCCTTCAAGGAGACCATCCAAAAGGTTATCTTTTTCtccaggaaatgcaagagattatATCATTAA